A genomic window from Chlorobium phaeobacteroides DSM 266 includes:
- the topA gene encoding type I DNA topoisomerase, with translation MALKSPAASARNRTLIVVESPSKAKTINKYLGDKYTVFASVGHIKDLPKKEIGLDFDHHYEPRYEVIAGKEKVVRQLKKLADESNEILIATDPDREGEAIAWHIANEVEFAHKPVFRVLFNEITKTAIIAAIQQPRQIDYRLVRSQQTRQGLDKIVGYKISPFLWNVVLRGLSAGRVQSVALRLICEREAEINGFQIQEYWSIAADFKTDLNETFRTKLIKIKGDKPELSNQKKAETAAAEISERLFAVKEITTRVQQRKPPFPFTTSLLQQAASNQLGFGSQKTMRIAQQLYEGIELGDEGATGLITYMRTDSIRIGTEATAEARNYITAQFGKEYVGYGGAAKAGKNAQDAHEAIRPTSLLRKPESVKHFLSSDQFRLYELIWRRLLTAMMAPAKIEQTRVDVEDREKEFTFRANGSRVLFAGFMRVYDDQQELDYEAQSSTRDDVEKEQTVQLPEKLKEQDKLGLAGLDSKQSFTRPPARYSEATLVKDLDNYGIGRPSTYASIFSTLQDRRYVELQKKKIIPTELGKDVSLILVANFPELFNVGFTAHMEDELDKVASGDDEYEAVLEKFYRPLETALSLRKSDPIIPQNSATETCDKCGKGQMTVKWTASGKFLGCSRYPSCKNIKPLSSSKAKPKDTGIQCPSCKEGHMLLRDGRLGPFLACSSYPKCNTLLNLGKQRQVEPMKIPPLLTTLVCPKCGAPMNLRSGKRGLWLGCSKFPKCRGRLAWGTLDEEVQRHWETLMTEHQKAHPTVALTMIDGRPVPLTLSVDDIITRAEEAGLIAAVPEEQQELTAE, from the coding sequence ATGGCTTTAAAATCCCCGGCAGCCTCGGCAAGAAACAGGACTCTTATTGTTGTCGAGTCTCCATCAAAGGCAAAAACAATCAACAAATACCTTGGGGACAAATATACCGTTTTCGCTTCGGTCGGGCACATCAAGGATCTTCCGAAAAAAGAGATCGGACTTGATTTCGATCACCACTATGAACCACGATACGAAGTCATTGCAGGAAAAGAAAAAGTTGTCCGGCAGCTCAAAAAGCTTGCCGATGAATCCAACGAGATCCTGATCGCAACTGACCCTGACCGCGAAGGCGAAGCGATTGCCTGGCATATTGCCAACGAAGTGGAATTTGCCCATAAACCGGTATTCCGGGTGCTGTTCAATGAAATCACCAAAACAGCCATTATCGCCGCTATCCAGCAACCTCGCCAAATCGACTACCGCCTTGTCCGCTCCCAGCAGACGCGACAGGGTCTCGATAAAATCGTAGGATACAAGATCAGCCCCTTTCTATGGAATGTTGTCTTGCGCGGACTCTCCGCAGGAAGAGTTCAGTCTGTCGCATTACGGTTGATCTGTGAACGCGAAGCCGAAATCAATGGATTTCAGATCCAGGAGTACTGGAGCATTGCCGCTGACTTTAAAACCGATCTCAACGAAACCTTCCGGACAAAGCTCATTAAAATAAAGGGCGACAAACCCGAGCTTTCCAATCAGAAAAAAGCCGAAACCGCTGCGGCAGAAATCAGTGAACGCCTGTTTGCCGTAAAGGAGATAACGACAAGGGTGCAACAGCGAAAGCCCCCGTTTCCCTTTACCACCTCGCTTCTTCAGCAGGCGGCCTCAAACCAGCTCGGGTTCGGATCGCAGAAGACCATGCGGATTGCCCAGCAGCTCTATGAAGGGATCGAGCTTGGCGACGAAGGCGCAACCGGTCTGATCACCTATATGAGAACCGACTCAATCAGAATAGGAACAGAAGCGACCGCCGAGGCAAGAAACTATATCACCGCTCAATTCGGCAAGGAGTACGTCGGATACGGAGGCGCTGCAAAAGCGGGCAAAAACGCGCAGGACGCCCATGAGGCAATCCGTCCCACCTCGCTGTTACGAAAACCGGAATCGGTCAAACACTTCCTTTCAAGCGATCAGTTCCGACTGTACGAACTGATCTGGAGGCGGCTCCTTACCGCCATGATGGCTCCCGCAAAAATAGAACAGACAAGAGTCGATGTCGAAGATCGTGAAAAAGAGTTCACCTTCAGAGCCAATGGCAGCAGGGTGCTTTTTGCCGGATTCATGCGGGTTTATGACGATCAGCAGGAACTGGATTATGAAGCTCAGTCCTCAACGCGCGACGATGTTGAAAAAGAACAGACTGTTCAGCTCCCCGAGAAACTGAAGGAACAGGACAAGCTTGGTCTCGCAGGCCTTGACAGCAAGCAGAGCTTCACCCGACCTCCCGCCCGATACAGCGAAGCAACGCTCGTCAAGGATCTGGACAACTACGGGATCGGACGCCCGTCAACCTATGCATCGATTTTTTCAACCCTGCAGGATCGACGCTATGTTGAGCTGCAAAAGAAAAAAATCATACCGACAGAGCTTGGCAAGGATGTCTCGCTTATTCTTGTGGCAAATTTTCCCGAACTGTTCAATGTCGGCTTCACGGCACATATGGAGGACGAGCTTGACAAAGTTGCTTCCGGAGACGATGAGTACGAAGCTGTGCTCGAAAAATTCTATCGACCGCTTGAAACGGCATTGAGTCTGAGAAAAAGCGACCCGATCATTCCCCAGAACAGTGCGACCGAGACCTGCGACAAATGCGGAAAGGGACAAATGACCGTAAAATGGACGGCAAGCGGAAAATTTCTCGGCTGTTCGCGCTACCCTTCATGCAAAAACATCAAGCCGCTGAGCTCATCGAAAGCAAAACCGAAAGATACCGGAATACAGTGTCCCTCCTGTAAAGAGGGACATATGCTGCTCCGAGACGGAAGACTCGGCCCTTTTCTTGCCTGCTCCAGCTATCCGAAATGCAATACGCTGCTCAATCTCGGCAAACAGCGCCAGGTCGAACCGATGAAAATTCCTCCGCTCCTCACCACCCTTGTCTGCCCGAAATGCGGAGCTCCAATGAACCTCAGAAGCGGAAAAAGAGGACTATGGCTCGGATGCTCCAAGTTCCCGAAATGCCGCGGACGACTTGCCTGGGGAACCCTGGATGAGGAGGTTCAGCGCCACTGGGAAACCCTGATGACAGAGCATCAAAAAGCCCATCCGACAGTTGCGCTGACCATGATAGACGGGCGTCCGGTACCGCTCACCCTTTCGGTTGACGATATCATCACCCGAGCCGAAGAGGCCGGACTTATTGCCGCCGTACCGGAAGAGCAGCAGGAGCTCACAGCAGAATAA
- a CDS encoding DUF452 family protein, whose protein sequence is MKTAWISRTGELELLLFFAGWGMDSALAEHLWAHDDKEGFGMDILAFHDYGSLEISPGIREHFESYSKITLIAWSLGVWAAAHAALPRVDRAVALNGTLRPLSERYGISPEVFFATHAGWSEQNRTRFYRRMCGSGEALDHFLSMAPLRSPADQKEELGFLGESLIASENSPLPWGYDQIIIGDRDMVFPFQRQVIAWDGFGVSLVEGMPHFPFFHLKSFREVLLCCK, encoded by the coding sequence ATGAAAACAGCGTGGATTTCAAGGACGGGAGAATTGGAACTGCTCCTGTTTTTTGCCGGGTGGGGCATGGACAGCGCTCTTGCCGAGCATCTTTGGGCACATGACGACAAAGAGGGTTTCGGGATGGATATTCTTGCTTTTCATGATTACGGGTCTCTTGAAATAAGCCCCGGTATCAGGGAGCATTTCGAGTCCTATTCGAAAATTACCCTGATAGCCTGGTCGCTCGGAGTCTGGGCTGCCGCTCATGCGGCGTTGCCTCGTGTTGACCGGGCTGTCGCGCTCAACGGCACACTGCGCCCACTCAGCGAGCGATACGGGATTTCGCCGGAGGTTTTTTTTGCCACGCATGCCGGATGGAGTGAGCAAAACCGAACCCGCTTTTACCGGAGAATGTGCGGAAGCGGCGAAGCGCTTGATCACTTTCTCTCCATGGCCCCTCTGCGATCTCCCGCCGACCAGAAAGAGGAGCTTGGTTTTCTCGGAGAGAGCTTGATCGCTTCCGAAAATTCTCCTCTGCCATGGGGGTACGATCAGATCATTATTGGCGACAGGGATATGGTTTTTCCTTTTCAACGCCAGGTGATAGCCTGGGATGGTTTCGGGGTGAGCCTTGTTGAGGGGATGCCCCATTTTCCTTTTTTTCATCTCAAGAGTTTCAGGGAGGTTTTGCTGTGTTGCAAGTGA
- the feoB gene encoding ferrous iron transport protein B yields the protein MIEKKGISVALAGNPNCGKSSLFNVLTGARQKVGNFSGVTIEKHEGFLDFKGYSLKVVDLPGIYSLTPYSPEEIVTRRYLIDEKPDVVVNVIEGPNLERNLLLTTQMMEMEVDFVVALNMIDEVEEKGISIDVKQLQKLLGCHIIPTSAKKKTGIDSLLDHVVRAYRKDIDLKKNKLSFRPEVEESVHAIAALLMHQPELERFNPRWLAIKLLENDREVYHQVQQLPVWIKVELLLQDAIRIAARLFDSDPEVLITEDRHAFIRGAMKECVRQRSPERATMTDVIDSVVLNRVLGLPIFLFVVWAMFQLTFTLGSPLMDGLEYLFGLLGSSIEPYLGNKILKSIIIDGIIAGVGGVLVFLPNIVLLFIALSFLEASGYMARAAFVIDKVMHRIGLHGKSFIPMITGFGCSIPAIMATRTLKSPTDRLTTILVIPFMSCGAKLPVYVLLAGAFFPPDVAANVLFGIYMLGIGVGLWTAWLLKSTVLKSDSEPFVMELPPYRWPALHAVFFQAKVKAMMYLKKAGTLILGAVMLIWGVSNYPRNPVLDQWLASETSRIGALHMTPVEKTSAIDAVRQQVQADQLEYSVAGRAGKMIEPLIKPLGFDWRIGIALVTGLVAKEVVVSTMGTIYALGQTDESSAELKSILKNDPGFSQATALSLMVFVLLYIPCVAAVGVMKKEIGRWKPVLLYSVYVLAVSWILSFVTYRLALILL from the coding sequence ATGATTGAAAAAAAAGGGATCAGTGTTGCGCTTGCCGGTAATCCGAATTGCGGAAAATCTTCATTATTCAATGTCCTGACCGGCGCTCGCCAGAAAGTGGGTAATTTTTCCGGAGTCACCATTGAAAAACATGAAGGGTTTCTGGATTTCAAAGGTTATAGTCTCAAAGTCGTCGATCTGCCGGGTATCTATTCGCTGACGCCCTACTCTCCTGAAGAGATCGTCACAAGGCGGTACCTCATCGATGAAAAGCCCGATGTTGTCGTTAACGTGATTGAAGGGCCCAATCTCGAAAGAAATCTTCTTTTGACGACACAGATGATGGAGATGGAGGTCGATTTCGTTGTCGCGCTCAACATGATTGACGAGGTTGAGGAAAAAGGAATCTCCATTGATGTCAAGCAACTGCAGAAACTGCTCGGGTGTCATATCATTCCGACATCGGCAAAGAAAAAAACAGGAATCGATTCCCTGCTTGATCATGTCGTGCGTGCTTACAGAAAAGATATTGACCTGAAAAAAAACAAGCTCTCTTTCAGGCCGGAAGTCGAAGAGAGCGTTCATGCCATTGCCGCTCTGCTTATGCATCAGCCTGAACTTGAGCGGTTCAATCCCCGATGGCTGGCCATAAAGTTGCTTGAAAACGACAGGGAGGTCTATCATCAGGTTCAGCAGCTCCCGGTATGGATAAAAGTCGAACTGTTGCTTCAGGATGCTATACGGATTGCCGCACGGCTTTTTGATTCCGATCCCGAGGTGCTGATTACCGAAGACCGCCATGCTTTTATCCGAGGCGCTATGAAAGAGTGCGTCCGGCAGCGCTCTCCGGAGAGGGCTACCATGACCGATGTTATCGATTCGGTTGTGCTTAACAGGGTGCTTGGTCTTCCGATCTTTTTGTTTGTTGTCTGGGCGATGTTTCAGCTCACCTTTACGCTTGGTTCTCCGCTCATGGATGGCCTGGAGTATCTTTTCGGGCTGCTTGGTTCAAGTATTGAGCCGTATCTCGGCAATAAAATTCTGAAATCCATCATTATCGACGGCATTATTGCCGGTGTGGGGGGGGTACTGGTTTTTCTTCCCAATATCGTTCTTCTTTTTATCGCCTTATCATTTCTTGAGGCCTCCGGTTATATGGCCAGGGCTGCATTTGTGATCGATAAGGTGATGCACCGGATCGGGTTGCACGGCAAGTCCTTTATTCCCATGATTACCGGTTTTGGTTGTTCCATTCCCGCAATCATGGCTACCAGGACGTTGAAAAGTCCTACGGATCGTCTTACCACGATTCTCGTTATTCCCTTTATGAGCTGCGGGGCCAAACTGCCGGTCTATGTTTTGCTTGCCGGTGCTTTTTTTCCGCCGGATGTTGCCGCAAACGTGCTGTTCGGTATCTACATGCTTGGTATCGGCGTCGGGTTGTGGACGGCATGGCTTCTTAAATCCACGGTGTTGAAAAGTGATTCCGAGCCGTTTGTCATGGAGCTGCCTCCTTACCGATGGCCTGCCCTGCACGCTGTGTTTTTTCAGGCGAAGGTAAAGGCGATGATGTATCTGAAAAAAGCAGGAACGCTTATTCTTGGCGCGGTTATGCTGATTTGGGGCGTGAGTAATTATCCCCGAAACCCGGTTCTTGACCAGTGGCTTGCTTCTGAGACAAGCCGGATAGGCGCTCTGCACATGACTCCGGTTGAAAAAACATCCGCAATCGATGCGGTTCGTCAGCAGGTACAGGCCGACCAGCTTGAATATTCTGTTGCTGGACGCGCAGGCAAAATGATCGAGCCGCTCATCAAACCGCTCGGGTTTGACTGGAGGATCGGCATTGCGCTGGTTACCGGACTTGTGGCAAAGGAGGTCGTCGTTTCAACCATGGGGACGATCTATGCGCTTGGCCAGACCGATGAATCGTCGGCAGAGCTGAAATCGATTCTGAAAAACGATCCCGGATTCAGTCAGGCTACTGCGCTGAGTCTCATGGTGTTCGTGCTGCTCTATATTCCCTGTGTTGCGGCAGTCGGAGTCATGAAAAAAGAGATCGGACGATGGAAACCCGTTTTGCTCTATTCCGTGTATGTGCTTGCGGTTTCGTGGATACTCTCGTTCGTTACCTACCGGCTGGCACTTATTCTGCTGTGA
- a CDS encoding aminotransferase class I/II-fold pyridoxal phosphate-dependent enzyme: MVQLSGSMMPIRESIERELLALRQKGRYRELPSVTQRSGNRIRIGGKLLLNLSSNDYLGLGDRREMLDRYLVTLREAGYAMTSSSSRLLTGNHPLYGELEQTLADLYGREAALVFNSGYHANTGILPALSTRHDLILCDRLNHASIIDGLMIAAAPYIRYRHGDYQHLEELLSDAAGRYRQLFIISESVFSMDGDLADLERLVALKKRYGAFLIIDEAHGVGVFGQKGLGLCEVAGMVEGIDMIVGTFGKAFASVGAYAVMDTLFREYLINTMRPLIFTTALPPAILGWSLAVVRQQAVMSDERNRLQALAARLRNALRERGLAVAGESQIVPVVAGGDRQAVLLAEKLAAAGILALPVRPPTVPENSARLRLSLRADLQWEDIESVPELLQGL, encoded by the coding sequence ATGGTTCAACTGAGCGGAAGCATGATGCCGATCCGTGAATCAATAGAGCGGGAGCTGCTGGCGCTTCGCCAGAAGGGCCGCTACCGGGAACTTCCTTCCGTAACGCAGCGGAGCGGGAACCGTATCCGTATTGGCGGCAAGCTGCTGCTGAACCTCTCTTCCAATGATTATCTGGGCCTTGGCGACCGACGGGAGATGCTCGATCGCTATCTCGTAACGCTTCGGGAGGCAGGATATGCCATGACCAGTTCCTCATCGAGATTGCTTACCGGCAATCATCCTCTTTATGGCGAGCTCGAGCAAACTCTTGCCGATCTGTACGGGCGTGAAGCCGCACTGGTTTTCAACAGTGGTTATCATGCCAATACCGGAATTCTTCCCGCACTCAGTACTCGGCATGACCTTATTCTCTGCGACAGACTTAATCATGCGAGTATTATTGACGGCCTCATGATTGCCGCTGCGCCCTACATCCGATATCGGCACGGTGATTATCAACATCTGGAGGAGCTGCTTTCTGACGCTGCCGGACGGTATCGTCAGCTTTTTATTATCAGCGAATCGGTGTTCAGCATGGATGGTGATCTTGCTGACCTTGAACGACTTGTGGCCTTGAAAAAACGGTACGGTGCATTTCTGATTATCGATGAAGCGCATGGGGTCGGCGTGTTCGGTCAAAAAGGACTTGGTCTCTGTGAGGTCGCGGGCATGGTGGAGGGGATCGATATGATTGTAGGAACATTCGGCAAAGCATTTGCTTCTGTCGGAGCCTACGCGGTGATGGATACGTTGTTCAGAGAGTATCTGATCAATACCATGCGCCCGCTGATTTTTACGACTGCCCTTCCTCCGGCGATTCTCGGCTGGAGCCTTGCCGTCGTGCGGCAGCAGGCGGTAATGAGTGATGAGCGAAACCGTCTTCAGGCGCTTGCTGCAAGGCTTCGCAACGCACTGCGGGAGCGGGGGCTGGCTGTTGCGGGTGAAAGTCAGATTGTTCCCGTTGTCGCAGGCGGCGACAGGCAGGCTGTTCTGCTTGCTGAAAAACTTGCCGCAGCGGGAATTCTTGCCCTTCCGGTACGTCCCCCGACCGTTCCTGAAAACAGCGCACGTCTTCGGCTTTCACTAAGGGCGGATTTGCAGTGGGAAGATATCGAGTCTGTTCCTGAACTTCTTCAAGGTTTATGA
- a CDS encoding biotin--[acetyl-CoA-carboxylase] ligase, with protein sequence MNQISSSILHHLRLSGGFLSGEDISVSLGITRSAVWKHIGALRREGYRIDAVSGQGYRLFSLSGRPVHEEVSPWLTTRFIGRDLHYHELLESTNFSARVLAGTGTREGSVVVADAQSGGRGRMMRSWVSPGGVNLYFSLILRPRVPGIRVPQLTLLAAAAVHQALCSCVPEIASRIKWPNDIMVGEKKLCGVLCEMQSEPDMTHFVIIGIGINVNIGEFPDELRNIATSLFLESGRMVSRPELLASVLNHFESLYEAWLLHDDLGFVLPYLHEYSLVYRRQVIIRQTTGDVCGTVSGIARGGELMLDLDDARTVLISSGDCLLCRQSP encoded by the coding sequence ATGAACCAGATTTCCTCAAGCATTCTGCATCATCTTCGCCTGTCCGGCGGTTTTCTTTCCGGCGAGGATATCTCCGTTTCTCTGGGTATTACGCGAAGCGCGGTGTGGAAACATATCGGAGCGTTACGGCGCGAGGGATATCGTATTGATGCGGTAAGCGGGCAGGGTTACAGATTGTTTTCGTTGAGCGGGCGTCCCGTTCATGAAGAGGTTTCGCCCTGGCTTACGACCCGGTTTATCGGCAGAGATCTTCATTATCATGAACTTCTTGAGTCTACCAATTTTTCGGCACGAGTGCTTGCCGGAACGGGGACGCGGGAGGGATCGGTTGTTGTTGCCGATGCGCAGTCCGGAGGGCGAGGGAGAATGATGCGCAGTTGGGTTTCTCCCGGAGGCGTCAATCTTTATTTTTCGCTGATTCTTCGACCAAGGGTTCCGGGCATCCGGGTTCCTCAGCTTACCCTGCTTGCGGCTGCGGCTGTTCATCAGGCGCTTTGTTCCTGCGTTCCTGAAATCGCATCGCGGATCAAATGGCCGAACGATATCATGGTCGGGGAGAAAAAACTGTGCGGCGTGCTTTGTGAAATGCAGTCAGAGCCGGATATGACCCATTTTGTTATTATCGGTATCGGTATCAATGTCAATATCGGCGAGTTTCCCGATGAACTGCGGAACATCGCCACCTCTCTTTTTCTTGAGTCCGGGCGCATGGTTTCACGCCCCGAGCTGCTTGCCTCGGTGCTTAACCACTTCGAGTCGCTTTATGAGGCGTGGCTGCTTCATGACGATCTTGGTTTCGTGCTCCCCTATCTCCATGAATATTCATTGGTTTATCGTCGGCAGGTGATTATTCGCCAGACGACAGGCGATGTGTGCGGTACCGTTTCCGGGATTGCCCGGGGAGGGGAACTGATGCTTGACCTTGACGATGCCAGAACAGTTTTGATCTCATCCGGTGATTGTCTTCTTTGTCGTCAATCGCCCTGA
- the bioB gene encoding biotin synthase BioB, whose protein sequence is MTRMRPVPLHPDILQAYAVLETGEPVCRELAFALGELHGPDVLDLASLAHKVKLRHGGSSGSIHACSIMNARSGVCSENCRFCAQSAHHQAAIDVYGLVDVDAVLFHARQTASEGISHFGIVTSGFGYKTLSKEFRQILAMIDRLHQELPDLEICASLGVLGEEPALELARHGIAQYNINIQVAPRRYGELIADTHSVDDRIDTIKRLRRNNIDVCCGGIIGVGEQMKERVEMIFAFADLDVSVIPLNILVPIDGTPLEGSPGIPLDDIVKTFALCRLVHPRKIIKIAAGRETVMKDFQGLLMLSGADGLLTGGYLTTRGRATADDRMFMRQLQWFN, encoded by the coding sequence ATGACACGTATGCGTCCCGTTCCGCTCCATCCCGATATTTTGCAGGCTTACGCAGTTCTTGAAACCGGAGAGCCTGTTTGCAGGGAACTTGCTTTTGCGTTGGGCGAATTGCATGGCCCGGATGTGCTTGATCTCGCCTCTCTTGCCCATAAAGTAAAACTCAGGCATGGCGGCTCTTCAGGATCGATTCATGCCTGTTCGATCATGAATGCCAGGTCGGGAGTGTGTTCTGAAAACTGCCGGTTCTGTGCGCAGTCGGCCCATCACCAAGCGGCAATTGACGTTTACGGACTTGTGGATGTTGACGCCGTGCTTTTTCATGCGCGGCAAACAGCCAGTGAAGGCATATCGCATTTCGGCATTGTGACCAGCGGATTTGGTTATAAAACGTTGTCGAAAGAGTTTCGGCAGATACTTGCCATGATCGACCGTCTGCATCAGGAACTTCCCGATCTTGAAATCTGCGCATCTCTCGGAGTTCTTGGCGAGGAGCCTGCTTTGGAACTTGCCCGTCACGGCATCGCACAGTACAATATCAATATCCAGGTCGCCCCTCGTCGGTATGGCGAACTCATCGCCGACACCCATAGCGTCGATGACCGGATTGATACGATTAAACGGCTGCGACGTAACAATATAGATGTTTGCTGCGGCGGCATTATCGGCGTTGGCGAGCAGATGAAGGAGAGAGTAGAGATGATATTCGCGTTTGCCGATCTCGATGTTTCGGTGATTCCCCTCAACATATTGGTACCGATTGACGGAACCCCTCTTGAAGGTTCGCCAGGCATTCCGCTCGACGACATTGTTAAAACCTTTGCTCTCTGTCGTCTTGTTCATCCTCGGAAAATCATCAAGATTGCCGCAGGACGGGAAACGGTCATGAAGGATTTTCAGGGGCTTTTGATGCTTTCGGGTGCGGACGGGCTGCTTACCGGCGGCTATCTTACCACAAGGGGGCGAGCGACAGCGGATGACCGCATGTTCATGCGGCAACTCCAATGGTTCAACTGA
- a CDS encoding N-acetylmuramoyl-L-alanine amidase family protein gives MSSFGFRLFRLFFCQLCLVLALVSMALLDAEGVVRPESATLSLQVSKGNGEGYRIKVFALRKAGNILIDVESFARALRLGFRQSNGFLVIDEAETLSGSSCQLRDGNNFVSIVSKDPRQEPGTMQLQATPVQIASKLYLPVSQACRFFSLWLQREVRYDPATGLISAILWGERPAYSLKKFSSSIQDEPEPVGSNGKRAASSEALTVISGVSVENRENGALISFSAVGNSVRTLLMKPDKNGIAYLTFQNATGNVDEMTKSFGVGIVQAVKAKRFQKGGFQVALSMDNRSYRINSMEVKRDDINNRYLVYVAGEPDTGGGGMREKESQISRVIERDIEKWKFDTVVLDAGHGGKDPGAIGGHGTMEKDVVLNIVRDLGSIIARQWPDIKVVYTRNSDVFIPLHERGKIANRSGGKLFVSIHCNANSKSHIRGQEVYILGPHRTQKSLEVAMFENSVITREADYRERYKGFSTEYLIMSSMAQNAFAKQSTTLAQDVLKRIERKGGTTSRGVHQAGFMVLWTPSMPSILIETGYLSNPEEERILRERKEQIRIAEAVFQGLDRYRRNNETARLSAVER, from the coding sequence ATGAGTTCATTCGGTTTCCGATTGTTTCGGTTGTTTTTCTGCCAGCTCTGCCTGGTTCTCGCACTGGTATCGATGGCGTTACTCGATGCCGAGGGCGTTGTCCGGCCTGAATCGGCTACGCTGTCTCTGCAGGTAAGCAAAGGCAACGGAGAGGGATACAGGATAAAGGTTTTTGCGTTAAGAAAAGCGGGAAATATTCTCATTGATGTTGAGTCTTTTGCAAGGGCTTTGCGTCTCGGCTTCCGGCAGAGTAACGGTTTTCTTGTCATTGACGAGGCTGAAACGCTCTCCGGAAGCAGTTGTCAGCTAAGAGACGGAAATAATTTTGTCTCCATAGTTTCGAAAGATCCCCGTCAGGAGCCGGGCACCATGCAGTTACAGGCAACTCCGGTTCAGATCGCATCGAAACTCTATCTTCCTGTTTCCCAGGCATGCAGGTTTTTTTCCCTGTGGCTTCAACGGGAGGTTCGTTATGATCCGGCAACCGGGCTTATAAGCGCCATATTATGGGGAGAGAGGCCTGCGTATTCGCTGAAAAAATTCAGCTCGTCGATTCAGGACGAGCCGGAGCCTGTCGGCAGTAACGGTAAGCGCGCAGCGTCTTCCGAAGCGCTTACCGTTATCAGCGGCGTCAGCGTTGAAAATCGGGAAAACGGCGCGCTCATAAGTTTTTCGGCGGTGGGTAACAGCGTCAGGACGCTGTTGATGAAGCCGGACAAGAACGGTATCGCATACCTCACGTTCCAGAACGCAACCGGCAATGTTGACGAAATGACAAAAAGTTTCGGCGTCGGTATTGTTCAAGCTGTTAAGGCGAAGCGTTTTCAAAAAGGCGGATTTCAGGTGGCGCTTTCGATGGATAACCGCTCTTACCGGATCAATTCGATGGAGGTGAAGCGCGACGATATCAATAACAGGTATCTCGTGTATGTCGCTGGCGAGCCTGATACCGGAGGGGGCGGGATGAGAGAGAAGGAGAGTCAGATTTCACGGGTTATTGAGAGAGACATCGAGAAGTGGAAGTTTGATACCGTCGTGCTCGATGCCGGTCACGGAGGAAAGGATCCCGGAGCAATCGGCGGTCACGGTACGATGGAAAAAGATGTCGTTCTGAATATTGTGCGTGATCTTGGTTCCATCATTGCGCGCCAGTGGCCCGATATCAAGGTTGTCTATACCAGAAACTCCGATGTTTTTATTCCTCTGCATGAACGGGGAAAAATCGCTAACCGGAGCGGCGGCAAGCTTTTTGTGAGCATTCATTGCAACGCAAACAGCAAAAGCCATATCAGGGGGCAGGAGGTCTATATTCTTGGCCCGCACAGGACTCAGAAATCGCTTGAGGTTGCCATGTTTGAAAATTCGGTTATTACCAGAGAGGCTGATTACCGGGAGCGCTACAAAGGGTTTTCGACAGAGTATCTGATCATGAGCAGCATGGCGCAGAATGCTTTTGCAAAACAGTCGACCACGCTTGCGCAGGATGTTCTGAAACGGATCGAGAGAAAGGGGGGGACTACCAGCAGGGGCGTGCATCAGGCGGGTTTTATGGTGCTCTGGACACCCTCAATGCCGAGTATCCTGATCGAGACCGGCTATCTTTCCAATCCCGAGGAAGAACGGATACTCAGAGAACGGAAGGAGCAGATCAGAATCGCCGAAGCCGTATTTCAGGGGCTGGATCGGTATCGCAGAAATAACGAAACAGCACGGCTTTCGGCAGTTGAGCGTTGA